One genomic region from Cucumis melo cultivar AY chromosome 9, USDA_Cmelo_AY_1.0, whole genome shotgun sequence encodes:
- the LOC103482595 gene encoding 3-isopropylmalate dehydratase small subunit 1-like, whose protein sequence is MAASLFLSRSPIAISTPRSSPSVSLLSSPQTLKFPSSYSNSLFDLSIAVSHATPRLATIIPRATASPSSTAPSATAFHGRCYVVGDNIDTDQIIPAEYLTLVPSNPSEYEKLGSYALIGLPSSYSTRFVESDEMKTKYSIIIAGDNFGCGSSREHAPVALGASGAVAVVAESYARIFFRNSVATGEIYPLESETRICDECKTGDVVTIELAESRLINHTTGKEYKLKPIGDAGPVIEAGGIFAYARKTGMISS, encoded by the coding sequence ATGGCGGCTTCACTGTTTCTGTCTCGAAGCCCTATCGCCATTTCCACTCCCCGATCTTCACCTTCCGTTTCCCTTCTCTCTTCTCCTCAAACCCTCAAATTCCCTTCTTCCTATTCCAATTCCCTCTTTGATCTATCCATCGCCGTTTCCCACGCGACGCCGCGTCTTGCAACTATCATCCCTCGAGCTACCGCTTCACCATCCTCCACCGCTCCTTCAGCCACCGCATTTCACGGCCGCTGCTATGTCGTCGGAGACAACATCGACACTGACCAGATTATTCCGGCTGAGTACCTAACTTTGGTCCCCTCTAATCCCAGCGAATATGAGAAGCTCGGATCCTACGCCCTAATTGGCCTGCCTTCCTCTTATTCCACACGCTTCGTGGAATCTGACGAAAtgaaaaccaaatattctatcATAATTGCCGGCGACAACTTCGGCTGTGGTTCTTCACGGGAGCACGCGCCGGTTGCGTTGGGAGCGTCCGGCGCCGTGGCTGTAGTTGCTGAATCTTATGCGCGTATTTTCTTCAGAAACTCCGTGGCAACTGGAGAAATTTATCCATTGGAATCGGAGACTAGGATTTGTGATGAATGTAAGACCGGCGACGTGGTGACAATTGAGCTCGCTGAAAGCCGTTTGATCAACCATACTACGGGGAAAGAATACAAGCTTAAGCCTATTGGGGATGCAGGTCCTGTTATCGAAGCAGGTGGAATTTTCGCATATGCAAGGAAAACGGGTATGATTTCAAGCTAA